GGCGCTTCGAAGACGAGTTCGTCATGGACCTGGAGCAGCATGCGAACGTCGGAGAGTCCGGCGTCCTCCAGCGCCTTTGGCATCCGCGCCATCGCGCGCTTGATCAGGTCGGCGCTCGTGCCCTGGATCGGCGCATTGATCGCGGCGCGCTCGCTGCCCGCGCGTTCATTCTGGTTCGCGGCCTTGATACGCGGGAACCAGGTTTTGCGGCCGAACAAGGTCTCGGTATAGCCTTTGGCGCGGGCGCTTTCGAGCGTGTCGGTGATATAGTCCGAAATCCCAGGAAACCGCTCGAAATAGCGCGCGATCAGCGCCTGCGCCTCGTCGGGCGTGACTTCGAGGCGGCCCGCAAGACCCCAGCGCGAAATGCCGTAGAGGATCGAGAAATTGACCGTCTTCGCCTTGCCGCGCGTGTCGCGATTGACCTCGCCGAACAATTCGATCGCGGTCGCGCTATGGATGTCGTCGCCGCGCGCAAAGGCTTCCTTGAGCTCGGGGACGTCCGCCATATGCGCGGCAAGCCTGAGTTCGATCTGGCTATAGTCGGCGGCGATCAGGACATGGCCGGGCGCGGCGATGAAGGCGTCGCGGATCTGGCGCCCGGTTTCGGTGCGGATCGGGATGTTCTGAAGGTTCGGGTCGGTCGACGACAATCGTCCGGTCTGCGCGCCGACGAGGCTGTAGCTGGTGTGGACACGCCCGGTCGTCGCATTAATCTGTTGCTGCAGCGCATCGGTATAGGTCGACTTCAGCTTCGAAAGTTGACGCCATTCCAAGATTTTGCGGGCGATCGGTACGCCGTCGCGCTCGAGCCGTTCGAGTTCGCTGAGGTCGGTCGACCAGTCGCCCGACTTGCCCTTGCGGCCGCCCTTGAGGCCAAGTTTGTCGAACAGGATTTCGCCGAGTTGCTTCGGGCTGCCGATCGCGAACGGCTGACCTGCAAGGCCGTGAATTTCGCCCTCGATACGCAGCATGTCGGTCGCGAATTCGCCCGACAGGCGCGCGAGATATTCGCGGTCGACCATGATGCCGGCGCGCTCCATGCCCTCGACGATCGACGCCAGCGGGCGGTCGACCATCTCGTAGATTCGCGTCCCGCCCTCGATGGGCAGGCGCAGCTTCAGCAGCTTCCACAGGCGCAGCGCGACGTCGGCATCTTCGGCGGCATATTGCGTCGCGCGGTCGAGCGGCACCTCTGCAAAGCTGATCTGCGACTTGCCCGTCCCGCACATTTCCTTGAAGGTCAGACACGTGTGATCGAGGTGAAGCTTGGCCAGTTCGTCGAGGCCGTGCTGATGCTTGCCAGCATCGAGCGCAAAGCTCATCACCAGCGTGTCGTCATAGGGCGCGACGGTGACGCCATGCTGCGCGAGCACGCCGATGTCATATTTCAGATTATGCCCGACCTTCAGCACCGCATCGTCGGCGAACAGTGCGTGCAGGCGCCCGATCGCGACATCCATCGCGATCTGCTCGGGCTTTTCGGCGAACATGTCGGTGCCGCCGTGACCGAGCGGGATATAGCAGGCGCGGCCCGGCGCGGTGGCCATGCTGACCCCGACGAGACGGCCGGTGACGCTGTCGAGGCTTGCCGTTTCGGTGTCGATCCCGACGACATGCGCGGCATGCGCTTCGGCGATCCAGCGATCGAGCGCTTCGACCGTGGTGATGCATTCATAAGCCGACCGGTCGATGGGCGGCATGGCGGGCAGCGTCGGCGTCGATGGCCCTGCGACAGCGGCAACCGGCGCGGCGTTGGCGCGCGGGAAGGTCGGCGGGCCGCCAGGCGTGGCGCCAAGATCGAGCTTGGCCGACAACGATCGGAAACCATGTTCGTCGAGGAACAGCTTGAGCGGTTCAGGCGGGATCGCCCCGAGCTTCAGCGTATCGAGCGCGTCGGGCAGCGCAACGTCGCGCTTCAGGTCGACCAGGATGCGCGACAGTTCGGCCATCGCGCGATGCTCGATCAGATTGTCGCGCAGCTTGCTGGCCTTCATCGTCTCGGCGCCGTCGAGCGCGGCGGCGAGATTGCCATATTCCTGGATCAGCTTGGTCGCGGTCTTTGGCCCGACCCCGCGCACGCCGGGGACATTATCGACACTGTCGCCCATCAGCGCGAGCACGTCGCCGACCAGATCGGGGGTGACGCCGAACTTCTCGTTCACCGCTTCCAATCCCAGCCGGACATTCTTCATCGTGTCGAGCATGTCGACCTGAGGACCTTCGGCGGGTTCGCGGATCAGCTGCATCAGGTCCTTGTCGGACGAAACGATCGTGACGTCCCAGCCTTCGCGCACGGCGGCTTCGGCATAGGAGGCGATCAGGTCGTCCGCCTCAAACCCCTCCATCTCGATGCAAGGCAGCGAAAAGGCACGCGTCGCGTCGCGGATCAGCGGGAATTGCGGGCGCAGATCCTCGGGCGGCTCGGGCCGGTTCGCCTTATACTGGTCGTAGATTTCGTTGCGGAACGACTGGCTGCTATGGTCCAGGATCACCGCAAGATGCGTCGGCCCGTCGGCGTCGTGGAGATCCTTTGCGAGCTTCCACAGCATCGTCGTGTAGCCATAGACCGCGCCGACGGGCACCCCCTTGGGGTTCGTCAGCGGCGGCAGGCGGTGATAGGCGCGGAAGATGTAGCTGGAGCCATCGACCAGATAGAGATGATTCTTGTCCGACATGGCGCGGATGTAGCAGGGGAGGCGCGGGCGGCCTAGGGCGCTGTTCCCGCTTTCTTCCTCTTTGCGTTGCGCCATCGTTCGATGCCTTGCCATGCGAGCCACGCGGCAAGCGGAAGCCCGACCGCGCCGAGCATGAGCAGTCCGGACGATGCGCTCTCGACAGCGGCCGCACCGATCGCCGCGAACACCACCGCCACGCCCAGATTGCCGAGCGCCATCGCCAGTACGAAGCGCCAGAACGCCATTCCGGCCACGCCCGCCGCGATAGCCACCACTTCACAAAGGATCGGGACGGGCCGCGAGATGATGAGCGCGATCGGGCCGGCCTGCTCGGCGAGCCGGTGCGCGCGGTCGAGGTCGTCGGCGCCCAGTAGTCTTGCAGCGAGCGGCCGGGCGGCCCAACGCCCGATCGCATAGCCCGCAAGGCTTGCGCCCATCAGGCCAAGCCATATGACGACCGTACCGATTGTGAAGCCGAAGGCCGCGCCCGCCAGCGTGTTGGTCACGCCGTTGGGAACGGGCAAAAAGACATCGAGGGTCAGCGCACCGACGATCAGCGCCGCGGCAGCAAACGGGCGTTCGTCCGACGCCGCCAGCACCGCATCGCTCGCCGCCATGAACTGATCGCGAAAGGCAAGGGGGATCAGGACGACGGAAACCAGTATCGCGGCAACGGCCAGCGTTCGGGTCAGCGGGGCGGCGCGATCGACCATAGCCCGGCGTAATCCGGCGTTCGTGAAGAATGAAGCGAATATGATCCGCGATGCCCTGAGGGCGGGGGTGGGTGGGGGCGTCGGTTCTGGGGCGGGGGAGCTGCCGTTGCCCTCTTTGGACATCGCCCGGCTGGATCCGGATCGGATCGGCGCAAGAGCCGCGCAATATTCCAAAGTTCAGGAAAGTTCAGCCCATTGAGCGCCCCGATCTGCAAGTCGTGGGGTGCTGGATGTGCGCGGCACGTCCGATAATGGTCGTACCCGCAAGCTGGGCAGCGACCGCATTTTTGTTCACCGAATGAAAGAGCCGGATGAAGGCTGGCACGGCCGGATAATGTAGGAAAGACCTATTTGAAGGCGATGTCTGTTTTGGGGTGGGGAGCGGACGTTTGCTACTAGGTTGTACCCCGGCGAAGGCCGGGGCCCAGGGCATTGGAAAGCCGAGCTGTGCGGATTGCCGCCCTGGACCCCGGCCTTCGCCGGGGCACATATTACCGTCGTTAGTGTCCGGTCGTTTCTTCGCTCTCGTCATCCCGGGCTTGACCCGGGATCCCGCTTTTTGACGCACTCACTGGCTTCGGCGTCAAGCGGGACCCCGGGTCAAGCCCGGGGTGACGAGGAGAGAATCTGTCCGCAATCGGTCGCTAGCGGTAGTTTCCGCCGCTTATCGATACTCGATTATGAGCTTCGACGCTGCCGCAACAGCCGCCGCGCGCGCCTCGTCGGTGGTGCCGCCCGCGACCTTGGCCAGCGCGACGCCCATGCGGCGGTATGGCCGCGTCACGGGTTTGCCAAAGATGCGCGCATCGATGGCGGTTGCGGTGTTCGGCGGCGTTAGTGCGTCGGCGAGGCCGGTGATCGCGAAATCGGCAGCATCGCGGTCGGCGAGCAGCACGGCGCTTGCGCTGGCGTCGGCTACGGTGATCGCCGGGATGGGCAGGCCGAGGATCGCACGCGCATGCAGGTCGAATTCCGAGAGCGATTGCGAGATTAGCGTCACCATTCCCGTGTCGTGCGGGCGCGGCGAGAGTTCGGAGAAGATGACCTCGTCGCCCTTCACGAAATATTCGACGCCGAAGATGCCGTGGCCGCCAAGGGCATCGACGACCTTGGTCGCCATGTCCTGCGCCGCGGCGAGCGCCGCATCCGACATCGCTGCGGGCTGCCAGCTTTCGCGATAGTCGCCGCGTTCCTGCCGGTGGCCGATTGGCGGGCAGAAAGTTACGCCGTCCTTGTGACGAACGGTGAGCAGGGTGATTTCATAGTCGAAGTCGATAAACGCCTCGGCGATCACGCGCAGCCGGTCGCCGCGCATCCCGGCGGCGGCATAATCCCACGCGGCGTCGATGCCGGCGGCGTCCTTCACCGTGCTCTGTCCCTTGCCCGACGAGGACATCACCGGTTTGACGACGAGCGGGAAGCCGATGCGTCCGGCCGCCGCAGCCAGCTCTTCGCGGGTGGTCGCATATTCGAAGGTCGATGTCCTGAGGCCGAGTTCGCTCGCGGCGAGGTCGCGGATCGCGTCGCGGTTCATCGTGAGCTGCGCCGCGCGCGCCGAGGGAACGACGTGGAAGCCCTCGGCTTCGACTTCGGCGAGGATTTCGGTGCGGATCGCCTCGACCTCGGGGACGATATGATCGGGCCGATGCTTCTCTATGGTCGCGCGTAACGCGTCGCCGTCGAGCATCGAGAAGACTTCGAAGCCGTCGGCGACCTGCATAGCGGGCGCCCCTTCATAGCTGTCGCAGGCGATCACGCGGCAACCGAGCCGCTTCGCCGAAATCACGAATTCGCGGCCCAGTTCGCCCGAACCGAGCAGAAGAATGGTGGCGGTGGGGGTCATGGCAGTCTTTCCATCGAGGTTGGGCGCAAGATTCGGGACGCATCGCTACGTGGGCTCCGCCATATGAATTTCAGCATCAAAGTGCGACAGCGAATGACAGATAGAGGAACCATCCCGTGACTTATTATTCCAAAACAATCTGGTCGCCCGTTGGCGAATTGACACTGGTCGCCGACGATCGCGGTCTCGCCGCCATATTGTGGGAAAATGACAGCCCCGACCGGGTCCGGCTCGGCGCGCTCACGGAAAAGGCGGGCCATCCGGTTCTCGTCGAAACCGAACGGCAATTGGCCGAATATTTTGCCGGCGAACGCCGCGCGTTCGACGTGCCGCTATCCTTTGCAGGGACCGATTTCCAGAAGCGCGTGTGGGCGGCGCTGCTCGCCATCCCGTTCGGCGAGACTCGCAGCTATGGCGAGATCGCCGATCAACTCGGCAATCCGGGTGCTTCGCGCGCGGTGGGCGCCGCCAACGGCCGCAACCCGATTTCGATCATCGCGCCATGCCATCGCGTCGTCGGATCGAACGGCAAGTTGACGGGCTTTGCGGGCGGGCTGGAGGCCAAGGCGTATCTGCTCGATCTCGAACGGATCGATTAAAGGTCGAGCGTGCGGATTTCGGGGATGAGCTTCCACCACAGCAGGGCGCCGAGCAGCGACAGCGCGGCGGCCGTCGCAAAGGCGTAGCCATAGCCGCCGAGGTAATCGACGATCAGCCCGGTGATGATCGGGCCCACGATGCCCGAGATATTGCCAAGCGCATTCTGTACGCCGATCCAGCTGCCCGCGGCGCGCGGCCCCGCGAAAATCTGGCCGATGGCGAAGAGATTGGTGGCGATCAAACCCGCGCCGAAGCCCGCGACCGCCAGCCACGCCGCCAACGCGGCAAAGCCGTCAGCGACGGCGATGCCGGCGGTCGCCGTGCCGATGGCGATTTGTCCCGCGATCATCAGCCAGCGGCGCACCTCGCCTTCATTGGCGCCCCTCGCGACCATCCGGTCGGACAACCAGCCGCCGACGAGTGCGACGATCCCCTGCGCCGTGAAACTCAGCGTCGTCAGCGCCGTCATTTCGCCGATCGAATAGCCCCGCGTATTGACGAGATAGAGCGGCAGCCACGCGAGCAGGAAATAAAAGCCGTAGTTCGACAGGAAATGGACGACGCTCATCTTCCATAGCGCCGGCACGCGGAGCAGGCGGCGGATCGAGACACGTTCGCTCGCCGGCACTGTTTGCGCACGTGCCCGCATCGGTGCCGCGGCGAATTGCCAGGGAATAAGCCATAGCAGCGTCACCGCGCCGAAAATCCAGAAGACCGGCCGCCACCCCCATTCGCCGAGGATCGCGCCGCCGGTGAGCACCCCGATGGCCGGACCGAAGGCGATCGCCGCGGACACCGACGCATTCGCGATGCCGCGCCGCTCGACGGGAACTTCGGCGGCGAAAATCTTGCTGCTGCCGGGAAAGGCGATACTCTCGCCAAGCCCGAGGAACAGCCGCAGGACGATCAGCGATATCAGCCCGCCGGCGAAACCGGTGAGCGCCGTGCTGATCGCCCAGACCGCGACGCCAAGCGCAAAGACCCGATAGACGCAGAAACGGTCGCAGAGCCAGCCGACGAACAGGCAGGCCGGGGCATAGACCCAGAAGAAGGCCGAGACGGCAAGGCCGAAGCCGGTAGCCGACAGCCCCAACTCCTCCTTCATCAGCGGAGCCGCAACGCCGATTGCGCCGCGATCGACATAGTTCAGGAGCACCGACAGCGCGATCAGCGCGACCACCCAGGTCACCCGTTTTCCGTCGGCCCGGCCTTCGATCGATTGTGTCGCCATATTCAAGCGCTCCCCTGCCCGGTGACAGGGCTATCAGATGGAGGGCGGCGCGCTAGCGAAAATTGGCCGCACGTTTGTTCAACGCGCTTGGGCGACGACGCGCTATTCTGGCGGGCGACATCAAGGGAGAATGGATATGACCCTCGCCACGCAGATCGACCGGCCGCTTTCGGTCGCGGACCTGTTCGACCGCTATCATGTCGGCTGGGAAACGAAGGACGCCGACCTGATCGCCTCGCTCCATTCTGAGGACACGGTCTTCGCCCTCCACGACGGCACCGAGCCCGTGAAGGGGCGCGAGCGGCTGCGCGAGCATTGCCGGCAATTGTTCGCGACATTCGACTTCACGATGGAAATGGGACGCCGGCTCTATGGCGACGATCATTGGGTGTTCGAATGGACGATGGTGCTGACGCTTGCCGAACCCGGCGGCGGTCCGTTTGCCGCGCGCGTCGGGATGCTCGACGTCGTCACCGTGAACGAAGCGGGCGAGGTGACGCGCAAGGATGTCTATCCGAACGGGCGTGAGATGTATGCGGCTTTCCTGCGCGCCGGGATCGAGCGCTAGCGGCGGCGCTTGCGCGTGGCGTCGGCGCGGCAGATACTGAAGCGATGCCCGACCCGGTCTCCCCTTTCCGGAATTCGCTGTTGCCCGTCGACGTCGGCTCGCTCGCGCCGCATGCGAATCCCGTCACGGGGATTTTGATCGGCCGCGGCGGGTCGCTGCGGCTCGAACTTGGCGGGGAGGTGGTCGAGGGCGAGATGCTGTTGATCCGCCCCGGCGTGGTCCACCGCATCGGGCTTCCTGCACGCGGCGCCGATATTCTTTATCTCGATGGGCTGGCTTTCCCGTTCGATGTACCGTTGGCGCGCGGTCTCGACTGCAGGCAGGCAATGCTTGCGGACGCGGTGCTGGGCGGCGCGGGCGAAGCGGCCGATGCGCTGCGGGCGCAGCTGACCGCATCCTGGCCAGGCCCACCGACGCCGGTCGCCGATGCGGTGCGCGCAATCTATGCCGACCCAATGCGCCGCATGCCGCAGGAGGAACTGGCGCAGCGGCTCGGCATGGAGCGCACGCAGGCGCTTCGTTATTTCCGCGCGACGACGGGACAGAGCTTCCGCGAATTCAAGCGTTGGTCGGCGGTCCAATATGCGGCGGCGCAGATGAAGGAGGGTGCACTTGTCCGCACCGCCGCGATGGATGCCGGTTTCGCCGACACCGCGCATCTGTCGCGCGTCTTTCGTCAGACATTCGGCCTGACCCCCAGTGCGGCGATCGGAGCGCTGCCGCTACGGGAAGGTCATTCGGGCCAGCGGCCGGTATCATGATCGGGATGCTGGTGATTGCTCGCCTTGATGGCACCGACATAGTCGGCCATCGTTTCCTCGGTCGTGCCTTCGCCCTTGATGGGCAGATGCTCGAACAGCGATAGCTGGCCTTCGATTCCGAACTGGACCTGCGGCGGGAAGCGCGCCGGATCATCGAACGACCCCGTGGTCAGGTTGATATGCTGGCTCTCGAAATAGTCATAGGCGAGCGGTGTCCCGCAACTGGAACAAAAGCCCCGCGCCGCCTTGTCCGAGCTTTTGAACCAGGTCGGCGAACCGCGCGTCCAACGGATCGCGTCGCGCGGGACGCCGATCAACGCGATGAAAAAATTGCCTGCTGCCTTTTGGCACATGCGGCAATGACATATGTGCGAGCTGTCGAGCACCGCCGTCACATGCCAGCGCACCGCGCCGCACTGGCAGCCGCCGGACGCCTCGGCTTCAACGCGTTCGGGGCGATAGCTCATCTTTCCTCACTCCCATTCAATTGTTAGGGCTCGCAATATATCGGGAATGCAGGCCTTGGTACCTCGTTTTTTCTCTCGGCTCCGACCGGCGGTGGCGCCGGGGCCGGATCATTGGCAGGAGCCGGCATGACTGGTTTGCCTTGGAACGGGCATTTGCAGATTTCAGGAGAGATTGCCTGGTGGTCGGGCGTCGTTGGCGACGCCACCTTGCACCGGCATTTCGCCGCGCAGGCGGTCTTCTCAGACGATCCGGTGCGGGTTATCGACGATGAGGGGTGCGAAATCTGTGGAACCTGCCTGTTGATCGAACCCAACGCCCGCCATCTTCTGCGCCCGGGCGGCCGTGCCCGGATCTGTTATGTCGAGCCGACAACCGCTTTTGGACCGCCTGATGCCCTGCGCGAGCACCTCGACCAAGAAGATGTTCGCATCGTGTCGGGCGCCGGGGCGCGAATATTCTGGAAGGACTGGACTGAACGCAGGGCGCGCCCGGCCATCGATACGCGCATTTCCCGGGCGATTATTGCAATCGAACAATTGCTTCCCGCCGGCACGATACGCCTCGCCGACATCTGCGCGGAGGGCACGCTTTCGGTTGGGCGCTTCCGGCATCTGTTTGCCGCCGAGATCGGATTGCCCTTTCAGCGCTTTGTCCTGTGGCGTCGCCTGGCTGCAGCATTCGAGAGCTTGATCGAGGGAACGACGGTCACGGAGGCGGCCCATGCGGCAGGTTTCGCCGACGCCGCGCATCTCGCGCGGACGACAAGGGCCATGTTCGGCATTCGTGCGAGCGACATTCTTCCGCAGCGATAGCCGCTTCGTTCAATCGCGCCGACGCCGGGCGGGCTATAAACGGAGCATGACAGAAACAAAAAGAGACTTCGTCCCGGCTCTGGGAAAGGCTGGCAACACCGGCAGCTACGATACCGTCGTCGCGCTGATGACACGCGAGAAGCGTTGGCGTGGCGAACTGGTCCGGCTGATTGCACCGCGCGCGGGCGAAACGATCGTCGACGTCGGCTGCGGGACCGGCACGCTTGCGATCGCGCTCAAGGCGGCGGAACCCGAAGCTATTATTCTGGGCGTCGATCCCGATCCAGCGGTGCTCGCGATCGCTGAGGAGAAGGCACGCGATGCGGGTGTGACGGTGCGATGGTTCGAGGCGATGGGTGATGCGCTCGATGCCATCGAGCCCCTGCAGGCGTGCGACAAGATCGTGTCGAGCCTGGTCCTCCATCAATGTCCGATGGACGTGAAACATGCGATCGTTCGCCAGATGCGGCGGCTGCTGAAACCGGGCGGCGAGTTCTTCATCGCCGACTATGGCGAGCAGCGTACATTGTTGATGCGCACGCTTTTTCGTCAGGTCCAGATGATCGACGGTTTCGAACTTACGGAGCCGAATGCGCGGGGCTGCGTCCCCGAAATCCTGCGCGAAGCGGGATTTCGGGGAGTCGAGGAAGTCGGCGCGATTTCAACCCCGACGGGTTCGATCTCGCTTTATCGGGGACACCGTTGATTCCGGCGCGTTCGACTATGCGTGTGCGCCATCGCCGCCCCCTTCATTGTTCGTCATCCGCCCACCCCAACGCGCGTAGAGGGTCGGAAGCAGGAAAAGGGTGAGCAAGGTCGCCGAAATCAGCCCCCCGATCACAACCGTTGCCAGCGGCTTCTGCACCTCGGCGCCGGCGCCGGTGGCGAGCGCCATCGGAACGAAGCCGAGGCTTGCGACCAGGGCGGTCATCACCACGGGACGGAGGCGGAGTAGGGCGCCTTGCCGTGCGGCTTCGGCTCTTTCCA
This sequence is a window from Sphingopyxis sp. USTB-05. Protein-coding genes within it:
- a CDS encoding GFA family protein, which codes for MSYRPERVEAEASGGCQCGAVRWHVTAVLDSSHICHCRMCQKAAGNFFIALIGVPRDAIRWTRGSPTWFKSSDKAARGFCSSCGTPLAYDYFESQHINLTTGSFDDPARFPPQVQFGIEGQLSLFEHLPIKGEGTTEETMADYVGAIKASNHQHPDHDTGRWPE
- a CDS encoding helix-turn-helix domain-containing protein; the encoded protein is MAGAGMTGLPWNGHLQISGEIAWWSGVVGDATLHRHFAAQAVFSDDPVRVIDDEGCEICGTCLLIEPNARHLLRPGGRARICYVEPTTAFGPPDALREHLDQEDVRIVSGAGARIFWKDWTERRARPAIDTRISRAIIAIEQLLPAGTIRLADICAEGTLSVGRFRHLFAAEIGLPFQRFVLWRRLAAAFESLIEGTTVTEAAHAAGFADAAHLARTTRAMFGIRASDILPQR
- the polA gene encoding DNA polymerase I; the encoded protein is MSDKNHLYLVDGSSYIFRAYHRLPPLTNPKGVPVGAVYGYTTMLWKLAKDLHDADGPTHLAVILDHSSQSFRNEIYDQYKANRPEPPEDLRPQFPLIRDATRAFSLPCIEMEGFEADDLIASYAEAAVREGWDVTIVSSDKDLMQLIREPAEGPQVDMLDTMKNVRLGLEAVNEKFGVTPDLVGDVLALMGDSVDNVPGVRGVGPKTATKLIQEYGNLAAALDGAETMKASKLRDNLIEHRAMAELSRILVDLKRDVALPDALDTLKLGAIPPEPLKLFLDEHGFRSLSAKLDLGATPGGPPTFPRANAAPVAAVAGPSTPTLPAMPPIDRSAYECITTVEALDRWIAEAHAAHVVGIDTETASLDSVTGRLVGVSMATAPGRACYIPLGHGGTDMFAEKPEQIAMDVAIGRLHALFADDAVLKVGHNLKYDIGVLAQHGVTVAPYDDTLVMSFALDAGKHQHGLDELAKLHLDHTCLTFKEMCGTGKSQISFAEVPLDRATQYAAEDADVALRLWKLLKLRLPIEGGTRIYEMVDRPLASIVEGMERAGIMVDREYLARLSGEFATDMLRIEGEIHGLAGQPFAIGSPKQLGEILFDKLGLKGGRKGKSGDWSTDLSELERLERDGVPIARKILEWRQLSKLKSTYTDALQQQINATTGRVHTSYSLVGAQTGRLSSTDPNLQNIPIRTETGRQIRDAFIAAPGHVLIAADYSQIELRLAAHMADVPELKEAFARGDDIHSATAIELFGEVNRDTRGKAKTVNFSILYGISRWGLAGRLEVTPDEAQALIARYFERFPGISDYITDTLESARAKGYTETLFGRKTWFPRIKAANQNERAGSERAAINAPIQGTSADLIKRAMARMPKALEDAGLSDVRMLLQVHDELVFEAPEDKAEAAGAVIRGVMSAAAEPALKLSVPLEVEVGIGKSWGEAH
- a CDS encoding TVP38/TMEM64 family protein, with the translated sequence MVDRAAPLTRTLAVAAILVSVVLIPLAFRDQFMAASDAVLAASDERPFAAAALIVGALTLDVFLPVPNGVTNTLAGAAFGFTIGTVVIWLGLMGASLAGYAIGRWAARPLAARLLGADDLDRAHRLAEQAGPIALIISRPVPILCEVVAIAAGVAGMAFWRFVLAMALGNLGVAVVFAAIGAAAVESASSGLLMLGAVGLPLAAWLAWQGIERWRNAKRKKAGTAP
- a CDS encoding methylated-DNA--[protein]-cysteine S-methyltransferase, translated to MTYYSKTIWSPVGELTLVADDRGLAAILWENDSPDRVRLGALTEKAGHPVLVETERQLAEYFAGERRAFDVPLSFAGTDFQKRVWAALLAIPFGETRSYGEIADQLGNPGASRAVGAANGRNPISIIAPCHRVVGSNGKLTGFAGGLEAKAYLLDLERID
- a CDS encoding nuclear transport factor 2 family protein, giving the protein MTLATQIDRPLSVADLFDRYHVGWETKDADLIASLHSEDTVFALHDGTEPVKGRERLREHCRQLFATFDFTMEMGRRLYGDDHWVFEWTMVLTLAEPGGGPFAARVGMLDVVTVNEAGEVTRKDVYPNGREMYAAFLRAGIER
- the purT gene encoding formate-dependent phosphoribosylglycinamide formyltransferase, yielding MTPTATILLLGSGELGREFVISAKRLGCRVIACDSYEGAPAMQVADGFEVFSMLDGDALRATIEKHRPDHIVPEVEAIRTEILAEVEAEGFHVVPSARAAQLTMNRDAIRDLAASELGLRTSTFEYATTREELAAAAGRIGFPLVVKPVMSSSGKGQSTVKDAAGIDAAWDYAAAGMRGDRLRVIAEAFIDFDYEITLLTVRHKDGVTFCPPIGHRQERGDYRESWQPAAMSDAALAAAQDMATKVVDALGGHGIFGVEYFVKGDEVIFSELSPRPHDTGMVTLISQSLSEFDLHARAILGLPIPAITVADASASAVLLADRDAADFAITGLADALTPPNTATAIDARIFGKPVTRPYRRMGVALAKVAGGTTDEARAAAVAAASKLIIEYR
- a CDS encoding AraC family transcriptional regulator; the encoded protein is MPVDVGSLAPHANPVTGILIGRGGSLRLELGGEVVEGEMLLIRPGVVHRIGLPARGADILYLDGLAFPFDVPLARGLDCRQAMLADAVLGGAGEAADALRAQLTASWPGPPTPVADAVRAIYADPMRRMPQEELAQRLGMERTQALRYFRATTGQSFREFKRWSAVQYAAAQMKEGALVRTAAMDAGFADTAHLSRVFRQTFGLTPSAAIGALPLREGHSGQRPVS
- a CDS encoding class I SAM-dependent methyltransferase yields the protein MTETKRDFVPALGKAGNTGSYDTVVALMTREKRWRGELVRLIAPRAGETIVDVGCGTGTLAIALKAAEPEAIILGVDPDPAVLAIAEEKARDAGVTVRWFEAMGDALDAIEPLQACDKIVSSLVLHQCPMDVKHAIVRQMRRLLKPGGEFFIADYGEQRTLLMRTLFRQVQMIDGFELTEPNARGCVPEILREAGFRGVEEVGAISTPTGSISLYRGHR
- a CDS encoding MFS transporter yields the protein MATQSIEGRADGKRVTWVVALIALSVLLNYVDRGAIGVAAPLMKEELGLSATGFGLAVSAFFWVYAPACLFVGWLCDRFCVYRVFALGVAVWAISTALTGFAGGLISLIVLRLFLGLGESIAFPGSSKIFAAEVPVERRGIANASVSAAIAFGPAIGVLTGGAILGEWGWRPVFWIFGAVTLLWLIPWQFAAAPMRARAQTVPASERVSIRRLLRVPALWKMSVVHFLSNYGFYFLLAWLPLYLVNTRGYSIGEMTALTTLSFTAQGIVALVGGWLSDRMVARGANEGEVRRWLMIAGQIAIGTATAGIAVADGFAALAAWLAVAGFGAGLIATNLFAIGQIFAGPRAAGSWIGVQNALGNISGIVGPIITGLIVDYLGGYGYAFATAAALSLLGALLWWKLIPEIRTLDL